Genomic segment of Pseudomonadota bacterium:
TTTTCTTCGGGCGACGGCGCCGCCCGCCCTGGCCCGGGGTTTGCTGCAGTGGAGGGCCATGAGACACGAACTCGCGAAATCTGCTGTCGCGGCGCTCGCCGTCGCGTGGGTGCTCTGCGGCTGCTTCGACGACCCGGACGGCGACCTCGACCCGGGCGGCGACCTCGACTCGGACACCGACACCGACATCGACTCCGATAGCGACACAGACGCGGACGCGGAGTGTGGCGAAATCGACGCGGAGTGCTGCGAATCGATCCCCGCTTGTGCGGCAGGGTTGACGGGGGTCCACTTGGCGGGAGGAGGCTGCGCCTGTTTCTTGCCCTGTGCACCGGACCACTGCACCGACGACCTCGATCTCTGGGGAGGGAGCGCCGTGCCCTGCTACGACGTCAGCGACGGAAGTGGCATCGGCGCCTGCTTCGCGGACGAGGATTTCGCGCCGGTCGAAGAATGCCCGACCGAGATCTGCACCACGCCGAGCGGCTACACGGACGGCATCTGCCTCTCGGACGGCGTGAACGACTACTGCATGAGGCGCTGCGAGCCGCAGGCGGGCACCTGCGACGGCGCGCACTCCTGCGGTGTCGTCCTCGACGTCACAGACGACCTCATCGCCGGCGTCTGCCTCCCGAACTGAGCGCCCCCGGCGCCGGCCGCGTGCTATACTCCCCCACCGTGACGACCCTCGAGAACCGCTCGATGCTGCTCCGCTCCGTGCGCGTGAACCGCGAGCACATCAGCTACCTGAAGTGGCTGCTCGAGTCGCACGACGGGCTCGCGACGCCGACCACGCGCGACGGCGCGCCGGACGTCGTCGATCTCCTCGTGGCGCCCGACCTCGAGGGCGAGCTCGAGGCGCTGCTCGACGCGCTCGTCGACGAGATCGGGCTCGAGCGGGTCGCCCCGCCCGCGGTCTCCCCGCTGTAGCGATGGCCGGCACCCTCCTCCACGTGACCCTGGCGACGCGCGCGGCCGAGATCGCCGACGACGCCGGCGCCCGCGCCATCGCGCGGCGCCACCCGCACGACTACGCCCTCGGAGCCGTCCTCGTGGATCTCCCGTACTACGATCGCCTCGCGCGCACCGCGCTGCGCCTCGCGCTCGGGAGGCCGCTGCGCTACCACCCGTTCGGCGCGGCGCTGCACCGGCGCTCGCCCGCGGGCCTCTGCCTCGCGCTCCTCGAGACCGCGAAGAGCCCCGCCGAGCGGGCCGTCGCGCTGGGCGCGCTCACGCACCATGCCGTGGACCTCGCCTTCCATCCGGAGATCGAGCGCCGCGTCCGCGATTCGGGGGGGGGCGGCGATCTGGACGGCCTCCACAAGAGAATCGAAGACGACATCGATCTCCATTGCCACTACGACCTGCTCGGGACGAGCGGCATCGGCACCGGGTACGCGCGGCGGGCGCTCCTCCTCGAGCCCGAATCGGACTGGACCGGGCTCGCACGCGCCGCGATGCTGCGGATCCACGGCGAGGCGCCCGCGGCGGCGCAGCTCTCTGCGTGGCGGTCACGGCTCGCGCTCTTCGGGCTCGCGAGCTCGCGGCCCGGCATACCGTGGGTGCGGACGCTCCCGGCCGACGACCCGGATCTGCTCGAGCGCTCGATCGCCCTCGCGGACGAGGCGATCGCCACGGCGGCGGCGTACATCGCGTGCGGCGCGCGGGTCCTCTCCGGTTCGACGGACCGCGGGGGCTTCTTCGCCGTGGTGAAGGACGTCTCGATCCTCGACGGTGGGGCTGCGGAGCCCGCGGTCCCGGGCTAGCGGTCCTCTCCCTCCGCGAGCGCCCGCTCGATCTCGGCCGCGATCTCCGGGCGATATCCCGCCGTCCCCCGGGCGAGGGTCAGCGCCGCGCGGC
This window contains:
- a CDS encoding zinc dependent phospholipase C family protein, with product MAGTLLHVTLATRAAEIADDAGARAIARRHPHDYALGAVLVDLPYYDRLARTALRLALGRPLRYHPFGAALHRRSPAGLCLALLETAKSPAERAVALGALTHHAVDLAFHPEIERRVRDSGGGGDLDGLHKRIEDDIDLHCHYDLLGTSGIGTGYARRALLLEPESDWTGLARAAMLRIHGEAPAAAQLSAWRSRLALFGLASSRPGIPWVRTLPADDPDLLERSIALADEAIATAAAYIACGARVLSGSTDRGGFFAVVKDVSILDGGAAEPAVPG
- a CDS encoding DUF4911 domain-containing protein is translated as MTTLENRSMLLRSVRVNREHISYLKWLLESHDGLATPTTRDGAPDVVDLLVAPDLEGELEALLDALVDEIGLERVAPPAVSPL